From Bosea sp. NBC_00550, the proteins below share one genomic window:
- a CDS encoding thiamine pyrophosphate-binding protein: MANRTGGQILVDQLILHGATDAFCVPGESYLAVLDALHDASMKVTICRAEGGACMMAEAAGKLTGKPGICFVTRGPGATNASPGVHIADQDSTPLILFVGQIDGSMREREAFQELDYRAVFGTMTKWATEIDDAARIPEIISRAFHVATSGRPGPVVIALPEDVLTDLADVADAEPYQVTEQHPSAVQIDELAKRFAAAKAPIAILGGSRWSPETIAQFQAFAERFDLPVAVSFRRQMLFPADHPNFAGDLGIGPNPKLLARIKESDLVLLIGGRLSEMPSQSYTLFGIPNPGRPLVHVHADPEELGRVYRPALAINASPAGFCAALKAIEPPQAPAWAGAAAAAHENYIAWSEQPAPVPGEFHPGEMVRWLRSQLPDDAILCNGAGNYATWVHRFHRFNKFATQLAPTCGSMGYGVPAAIGAKRIFPERTVIAFAGDGCFLMNGQDFATAVQYDLPVIVVLVDNGMYGTIRMHQEREYPGRVSATTLKNPDFAAYAKAFGGHGERVETTAEFAPAFERAVKSGKPAIIHCLLDPEAITPAKSLSTIRAEAFAAQRKD; the protein is encoded by the coding sequence ATGGCTAATCGCACTGGCGGGCAGATCCTCGTCGACCAGCTCATCCTCCATGGCGCCACCGACGCCTTCTGCGTGCCGGGAGAGAGCTATCTCGCCGTGCTCGACGCGCTGCACGACGCCTCGATGAAGGTCACCATCTGCCGGGCCGAGGGCGGCGCCTGCATGATGGCGGAAGCCGCCGGCAAGCTCACCGGCAAGCCCGGTATCTGCTTCGTGACGCGCGGCCCCGGCGCCACCAACGCCTCTCCCGGCGTCCATATCGCCGACCAGGATTCGACCCCGCTCATCCTCTTCGTCGGCCAGATCGACGGCAGCATGCGCGAGCGCGAGGCCTTCCAGGAACTCGATTACCGCGCCGTCTTCGGCACCATGACGAAATGGGCGACCGAGATCGACGATGCCGCACGCATCCCGGAGATCATCAGCCGTGCCTTCCATGTCGCGACCTCCGGCCGCCCCGGCCCGGTGGTGATCGCGCTGCCCGAGGACGTGCTGACCGATCTCGCGGATGTTGCCGACGCCGAGCCGTATCAGGTCACCGAGCAACACCCCTCGGCGGTCCAGATCGACGAGCTCGCCAAGCGCTTCGCCGCGGCCAAGGCGCCGATCGCCATCCTCGGCGGCTCGCGCTGGAGCCCTGAGACGATCGCGCAGTTCCAGGCTTTCGCCGAGCGTTTCGACCTGCCGGTGGCGGTCTCGTTCCGCCGGCAGATGCTGTTCCCGGCCGATCATCCGAACTTCGCCGGTGATCTCGGCATCGGCCCGAACCCGAAGCTGCTCGCCCGCATCAAGGAGAGCGATCTCGTCCTGTTGATCGGCGGGCGGCTGTCGGAGATGCCGAGCCAGTCCTACACCCTGTTCGGCATCCCGAACCCGGGGCGGCCGCTGGTGCATGTCCATGCCGATCCGGAAGAGCTCGGCCGGGTCTATCGCCCGGCGCTCGCGATCAACGCTTCGCCGGCCGGCTTCTGTGCCGCGCTGAAAGCGATCGAGCCGCCGCAGGCGCCGGCCTGGGCTGGAGCGGCCGCGGCTGCGCATGAGAATTATATCGCCTGGAGCGAGCAGCCGGCGCCGGTGCCGGGCGAATTCCACCCCGGCGAGATGGTGCGCTGGCTGCGCAGCCAGCTGCCGGACGACGCCATCCTCTGTAATGGCGCCGGCAACTACGCCACCTGGGTCCACCGCTTCCATCGCTTCAACAAGTTCGCGACGCAGCTCGCCCCGACCTGCGGCTCGATGGGCTATGGCGTGCCCGCGGCGATCGGCGCCAAGCGCATCTTCCCCGAGCGCACGGTCATCGCCTTCGCTGGCGACGGCTGCTTCCTGATGAACGGTCAGGATTTCGCGACGGCCGTGCAATACGACCTGCCCGTCATCGTCGTCCTGGTCGATAACGGCATGTACGGCACGATCCGCATGCACCAGGAGCGCGAATACCCCGGCCGTGTGTCGGCGACGACGCTGAAGAACCCGGATTTTGCTGCTTACGCCAAGGCCTTCGGCGGCCATGGCGAGCGCGTCGAGACGACGGCCGAGTTCGCGCCGGCCTTCGAGCGCGCGGTGAAGAGCGGCAAGCCCGCGATCATCCACTGCCTGCTCGATCCCGAGGCAATCACCCCGGCCAAGTCGCTCTCGACGATCCGTGCCGAGGCTTTCGCCGCTCAACGCAAGGACTGA
- a CDS encoding HdeD family acid-resistance protein translates to MSTPSQVSSPPSLGTHLIPLRRNWGWLMAAGIALVILGVLGLGAVALLSVASAIWFGAMIFVGGIVVLIDAFRHQAWKSRLLHILIGVLYVAVGVVTFVNPLVATASLTLLAGAALVATGVLRLVVAFQNRQLPHWGWIAFSGALSLLLGGKILAQWPGSSLWVLGTFFAIELIFQGWAAIALARAIRSTFDGVSPRKP, encoded by the coding sequence ATGAGCACACCGTCGCAGGTTTCCAGCCCGCCCTCCCTCGGCACGCATCTCATCCCGCTCCGGCGGAACTGGGGCTGGCTGATGGCCGCGGGCATCGCGCTCGTCATTCTCGGCGTGCTCGGGCTCGGCGCGGTGGCGCTGCTCAGCGTCGCCAGCGCGATCTGGTTCGGCGCGATGATCTTCGTCGGCGGCATCGTCGTGCTGATCGACGCCTTCCGCCATCAGGCCTGGAAAAGCCGCCTGCTGCATATCCTGATCGGCGTGCTCTATGTCGCGGTCGGCGTGGTCACCTTCGTCAACCCGCTGGTCGCCACCGCCTCGCTGACGCTGCTGGCTGGCGCCGCGCTGGTCGCGACCGGCGTCCTGCGCCTCGTCGTCGCCTTCCAGAATCGTCAACTGCCCCATTGGGGTTGGATCGCCTTTTCGGGAGCCTTGTCCCTGCTGCTCGGCGGGAAGATCCTGGCACAATGGCCCGGCTCGAGCCTGTGGGTGCTCGGCACCTTCTTCGCGATCGAGCTGATCTTCCAGGGCTGGGCGGCGATCGCGCTGGCGCGCGCCATCCGCTCGACCTTCGATGGTGTCAGTCCGCGGAAGCCGTAG
- a CDS encoding carbohydrate ABC transporter permease, translating into MTAPLSAPREDKSGFTRDRAMWGAIMLAPYVLVFAVMVVYPVAYGLWLGLNWNSYKALFADPIFLRTVVNTIVFLFVAVNLKFLIALLLSGFFVQQRAWIRIVLVLFILPWAVPSIPTILSFRVMLNPENGMVNQQLFQWFGIMEGPGWLTDPTLAFMCSIFVHIWKSLPFWTLILITGRLAIAQDLYEAASVDGANRWQQFRFITWPSLATLYVTSTMLSMIWTLGDFNSVYLLTGGGPGDLNHVLATLGIRYMRNNNLDLGIASIIVAMPLILPMVFVMVKRLSKGADA; encoded by the coding sequence ATGACAGCGCCGCTTTCGGCACCGCGCGAGGATAAATCCGGCTTCACGCGTGACCGCGCGATGTGGGGCGCGATCATGCTGGCGCCCTATGTGCTCGTCTTTGCTGTGATGGTGGTCTATCCGGTGGCCTACGGCCTCTGGCTCGGCCTCAACTGGAATTCCTACAAGGCCCTCTTCGCCGATCCGATCTTCCTGCGCACCGTCGTCAACACGATCGTATTCCTGTTCGTGGCGGTGAACCTGAAATTCCTCATCGCGCTGTTGCTGTCCGGCTTCTTCGTGCAGCAGCGCGCCTGGATCCGCATCGTGCTGGTGCTGTTCATCCTGCCCTGGGCGGTGCCGTCGATTCCGACGATCCTGTCCTTCCGGGTGATGCTGAACCCCGAGAACGGCATGGTGAACCAGCAGCTCTTCCAATGGTTCGGCATCATGGAAGGGCCGGGCTGGCTGACCGATCCGACGCTCGCCTTCATGTGCTCGATCTTCGTCCATATCTGGAAGTCGCTGCCGTTCTGGACGCTGATCCTGATCACCGGCCGGCTCGCCATCGCACAGGACCTCTACGAGGCCGCGAGCGTCGACGGCGCCAATCGCTGGCAGCAGTTTCGCTTCATTACCTGGCCGTCGCTGGCGACGCTCTACGTCACCTCGACCATGCTCTCGATGATCTGGACGCTGGGCGATTTCAACAGCGTCTACCTGCTCACCGGCGGCGGGCCCGGCGACCTGAACCACGTGCTGGCCACGCTCGGCATCCGCTACATGCGCAACAACAACCTCGATCTCGGCATCGCCTCGATCATCGTCGCCATGCCGCTGATCCTGCCCATGGTCTTCGTCATGGTGAAGCGCCTGTCGAAGGGAGCCGACGCATGA
- a CDS encoding YceI family protein, with amino-acid sequence MTKRALLALAFLGPLSAMATAQESWSLSKGAGEVAFVARRFGVQTATGLFDRVDGAIALDFDRPERSRIRMTIQTASLHTGTDLVDGFIKGQSMLDVARYPVASFVSQEVVRTGERGLSIRGQLTIRGTSQPVTVNAVADRDPAAARGSGNLPFRATATFSRAAFEIGRDVNIIDDQVEIDIKGVISR; translated from the coding sequence ATGACGAAGCGTGCGCTCCTTGCATTGGCCTTCCTCGGACCGCTCTCCGCCATGGCCACCGCGCAGGAAAGCTGGTCATTGTCGAAAGGGGCTGGCGAGGTCGCCTTCGTGGCGCGGCGCTTCGGCGTGCAGACCGCGACCGGCCTCTTCGACCGTGTCGACGGCGCTATCGCGCTCGACTTCGACCGGCCCGAACGCAGCCGCATCCGGATGACCATCCAGACGGCTTCCCTGCATACGGGCACCGACCTCGTCGACGGCTTCATCAAGGGGCAAAGCATGCTCGATGTCGCCCGCTATCCGGTGGCGAGCTTCGTCTCGCAGGAGGTCGTGCGGACCGGTGAGCGCGGCCTGTCCATCCGGGGACAACTGACGATCCGGGGGACATCGCAGCCGGTCACGGTGAACGCCGTCGCCGACCGCGATCCGGCTGCGGCACGTGGCAGCGGTAATCTTCCCTTCCGCGCCACCGCAACCTTTTCGCGCGCTGCTTTCGAGATCGGCCGCGACGTGAACATCATCGACGATCAGGTCGAGATCGACATCAAGGGCGTGATCTCGCGCTAG
- a CDS encoding ABC transporter substrate-binding protein, whose product MKLVRHFAMGTAVAAVVAGWSGAAAAQETLTAWFTKGFYKGEDDALLAVVDKFQKATGVKVELSLYATEDCVTKSVGAVDAGTPPDVGFCTTYDFRTTGKWAYDGKLEDVSDVIEPMKAEFQPMALSTTFLMNGKAGKKSYYAFPVEQQMMHITYWKDMLEEAGFKEADIPKTWDGYWDFWCDKVQGSMRAKGKRIYGIGHPMGIAASDTFYSFLTFANAYNAKVVDENGKIVLDQPENKKAMVEAVKSYANIFQRGCTPPSSVNWLDPDNNVAFHNRTTVATHNATISIAGKHMDDMNNPSLTAEQRAQAKKNYEDNIRTAEFPLKADGSKMTNLAAVKTAVIFADAKNKKRAKEFMAFFMKDENLRPFVEGSAGRWVPTTLKGIEAPFWSDGKDPHRAVVYKQYKDGTVPFQFVYNYNFTTVNAENVWAKAVNRVVQDKVPAEQAVDEMIARIKQIAG is encoded by the coding sequence ATGAAACTGGTTCGGCATTTCGCCATGGGCACGGCGGTCGCGGCGGTGGTCGCGGGCTGGTCGGGTGCTGCCGCGGCGCAGGAAACGCTGACCGCCTGGTTCACCAAGGGTTTCTATAAGGGCGAGGACGACGCGCTGCTCGCGGTCGTCGACAAGTTCCAGAAGGCGACGGGCGTCAAGGTCGAGCTCTCGCTCTACGCGACCGAGGATTGCGTCACGAAATCGGTCGGCGCGGTCGATGCCGGCACGCCGCCCGACGTCGGTTTCTGCACGACCTATGATTTCCGCACGACCGGCAAATGGGCCTATGACGGCAAGCTCGAGGACGTCTCCGACGTGATCGAGCCGATGAAGGCCGAGTTCCAGCCGATGGCGCTCTCGACCACCTTCCTGATGAACGGCAAGGCCGGCAAGAAGTCGTATTACGCCTTCCCGGTCGAGCAGCAGATGATGCACATCACCTACTGGAAGGACATGCTGGAGGAGGCCGGCTTCAAGGAGGCCGACATCCCGAAGACCTGGGATGGCTACTGGGATTTCTGGTGCGACAAGGTGCAGGGCTCCATGCGCGCCAAGGGCAAGCGCATCTATGGCATCGGCCATCCGATGGGCATCGCCGCCTCCGACACCTTCTACTCCTTCCTGACCTTCGCAAACGCCTATAACGCCAAGGTCGTCGACGAGAACGGCAAGATCGTGCTCGACCAGCCCGAGAACAAGAAGGCGATGGTCGAGGCGGTTAAGTCCTACGCCAACATCTTCCAGCGCGGCTGCACGCCGCCGTCCTCGGTCAACTGGCTCGACCCGGACAACAACGTCGCCTTCCACAACCGCACCACCGTCGCCACGCACAACGCCACGATCTCGATCGCCGGCAAGCACATGGACGACATGAACAACCCCTCGCTCACGGCCGAGCAGCGGGCACAGGCCAAGAAGAACTACGAGGACAACATCCGCACGGCCGAGTTCCCGCTCAAGGCCGACGGCAGCAAGATGACCAATCTCGCCGCGGTCAAGACGGCGGTGATCTTCGCCGACGCCAAGAACAAGAAGCGCGCCAAGGAGTTCATGGCCTTCTTCATGAAGGACGAGAACCTGCGGCCCTTCGTCGAGGGTTCGGCCGGCCGCTGGGTGCCGACGACGCTGAAGGGCATTGAGGCGCCGTTCTGGTCCGATGGCAAGGACCCGCATCGCGCGGTCGTCTACAAGCAGTACAAGGACGGCACCGTGCCGTTCCAGTTCGTCTACAACTACAACTTCACGACCGTGAACGCCGAGAACGTCTGGGCCAAGGCCGTGAACCGCGTGGTTCAGGACAAGGTCCCGGCCGAGCAGGCCGTGGACGAGATGATCGCTCGCATCAAGCAGATCGCGGGCTAG
- the tal gene encoding transaldolase, translated as MTASKLDQLREMTTVVADTGDIEAVRRLKPVDCTTNPTLILKAVETPAYAHLVDEAIGWGKKQGGEKAVHAVCDRLAVSFGTELTKIVPGRVSTEVDADLSFDTQASIEKAREIIAAYKERGVGKDRILIKIASTWEGLQAAKVLQAEGIDCNLTLLFALPQAVAAADAKAFLISPFVGRILDWHVKAGGGPYTAETDPGVVSVKSIYAYYKTFGIKTVVMGASFRNIGEIEALAGCDRLTIGPSLLDELAAATGDLPRKLSPAASPQSVSSYTKPIVLDEKAFRFAMNEDAMGTEKLAEGIRGFVKDLRGLRRLVAEKLG; from the coding sequence ATGACCGCCTCCAAGCTCGACCAGCTCCGCGAGATGACCACCGTCGTCGCCGACACCGGCGACATCGAGGCCGTGCGCCGGTTGAAGCCCGTCGACTGCACGACCAACCCGACGCTGATCCTGAAGGCCGTCGAGACGCCAGCCTATGCCCATCTCGTCGACGAGGCGATCGGCTGGGGCAAGAAGCAGGGTGGCGAGAAGGCAGTCCACGCCGTCTGCGACCGGCTGGCAGTGAGCTTCGGCACGGAGCTGACCAAGATCGTGCCCGGCCGCGTCTCCACCGAGGTCGATGCCGATCTCTCCTTCGATACGCAGGCGAGTATCGAGAAGGCCCGCGAGATCATCGCGGCCTACAAGGAGCGCGGCGTCGGCAAGGATCGCATCCTGATCAAGATCGCCTCGACCTGGGAGGGGCTGCAGGCGGCCAAGGTGCTGCAGGCGGAAGGCATCGACTGCAACCTGACCCTGTTGTTCGCGCTGCCGCAGGCGGTCGCGGCCGCCGATGCCAAGGCCTTCCTGATCTCGCCCTTCGTCGGGCGCATCCTCGACTGGCACGTTAAGGCGGGCGGCGGCCCCTACACGGCCGAGACCGATCCCGGCGTCGTCTCGGTGAAGAGCATCTACGCCTACTACAAGACGTTCGGCATCAAGACCGTGGTCATGGGGGCGTCCTTCCGCAATATCGGGGAGATCGAGGCGCTGGCCGGCTGCGACCGGCTGACCATCGGCCCCAGCCTGCTGGACGAACTCGCCGCTGCGACGGGAGATCTCCCGCGCAAGCTGTCGCCGGCGGCGTCCCCGCAGTCGGTATCGAGCTACACCAAGCCGATCGTGCTCGACGAGAAGGCCTTCCGCTTCGCGATGAACGAGGATGCGATGGGCACCGAGAAGCTGGCGGAAGGCATCCGAGGCTTCGTCAAGGACCTGCGCGGCCTGCGCAGGCTCGTCGCCGAAAAGCTCGGCTGA
- a CDS encoding carbohydrate ABC transporter permease, giving the protein MKKVLDEGKLLLIAIPVLVWTLLPIYHLFVLSISNQESMLAGKLWPDQPTLQNFQIVFKQQHYYLHNFWLQMFNSFFIAVSTGLITLFVATFAAFAIARLKVKGGRTIMNLALATYLIPAAFLAIPMYKAMGSYGLLNTQASLILAMVALASPYAIWVLKQASDKLPKELDEAAVMDGATSIQLFRLVYLPLMKPSMVVIGIYALLLAWNEYLYAFLLLSSERAVPLAVGLGLFLSADDAPWNLLMAAGLLYAIPPAVIYYMFRKNMVGGLTSGAVKS; this is encoded by the coding sequence ATGAAAAAGGTTCTCGACGAAGGCAAGCTGCTGCTGATCGCGATTCCCGTCCTGGTCTGGACGCTGCTGCCGATCTACCACCTGTTCGTGCTCTCGATCTCTAACCAGGAATCGATGCTGGCCGGCAAGCTCTGGCCCGACCAGCCGACGCTGCAGAACTTCCAGATCGTCTTCAAGCAGCAGCATTACTACCTGCACAATTTCTGGCTGCAGATGTTCAACAGCTTCTTCATCGCGGTCTCGACGGGGCTGATCACGCTGTTCGTCGCCACCTTCGCCGCCTTCGCCATCGCCCGGCTCAAGGTGAAGGGCGGGCGCACGATCATGAACCTGGCGCTCGCGACCTATCTCATCCCGGCCGCCTTCCTCGCCATCCCCATGTACAAGGCGATGGGCTCCTACGGGCTGCTCAACACGCAGGCCTCGCTGATCCTGGCGATGGTCGCGCTGGCCTCGCCCTATGCGATCTGGGTGCTGAAGCAGGCTTCCGACAAGCTGCCCAAGGAACTCGACGAGGCGGCGGTGATGGACGGCGCCACCTCGATCCAGCTCTTCCGGCTGGTCTACCTGCCGCTGATGAAGCCTTCCATGGTGGTCATCGGCATCTATGCGCTGCTGCTCGCCTGGAACGAGTATCTCTACGCCTTCCTGCTGCTCTCTTCGGAGAGGGCAGTGCCGCTCGCGGTCGGTCTCGGCCTCTTCCTCTCGGCTGACGATGCGCCCTGGAATCTGCTGATGGCGGCGGGCCTGCTCTACGCCATCCCGCCGGCCGTCATCTACTACATGTTCCGCAAGAACATGGTCGGTGGGCTCACCTCGGGAGCAGTGAAGAGCTGA
- a CDS encoding CaiB/BaiF CoA transferase family protein, with protein sequence MSLPTPPTPPLAGLRVLELARILAGPWIGQLLADLGADVVKVEAPEGDDTRKWGPPFVEGIGDEHLSAAYFHAANRGKRSITADFRTAEGQALVKRLAAHADVVIENFKVGGLAKYGLDAASLRREFPRLVYCSVTGFGQDGPYAPRAGYDFLVQGMGGAMSITGEPAGAPMKAGYAVADIYTGLYASVGILSALRQRDTTGEGATLDLALLDSQVAVLGNQAMNYLVSGNPPPRLGNAHPNIVPYDVFPVADGHIIIATGNDGQWRKLCEVLGEPGLAAQPDYIDNKSRVKNRVALTARLHALCQRYAKADLLAALEKVGVPAGPINDISEVFDDPQVVARGVKVELPSAAAKAGVIPTVASPIVMNGVRQVATRPSPGLGEHADDILNDPAWGGAPGGQ encoded by the coding sequence ATGTCCCTTCCCACGCCCCCCACCCCTCCCCTCGCCGGCCTGCGCGTCCTCGAACTGGCGCGTATCCTCGCAGGTCCCTGGATCGGCCAGCTCCTGGCCGATCTCGGCGCCGATGTCGTCAAGGTCGAGGCGCCCGAGGGCGACGACACCCGCAAATGGGGCCCGCCCTTCGTCGAGGGCATTGGCGACGAGCATCTCTCCGCCGCCTATTTCCACGCCGCCAATCGCGGCAAGCGCTCGATCACGGCCGATTTTCGCACGGCAGAGGGGCAGGCGCTGGTGAAGCGGCTCGCAGCCCATGCCGATGTCGTCATCGAGAACTTCAAGGTCGGCGGCCTCGCCAAATACGGGCTCGACGCCGCCTCTCTGCGCCGGGAATTCCCGCGCCTCGTCTACTGCTCCGTCACTGGCTTCGGGCAGGACGGACCCTATGCGCCGCGCGCCGGCTACGACTTCCTGGTCCAGGGCATGGGCGGGGCGATGTCGATCACCGGCGAGCCTGCGGGCGCGCCGATGAAGGCTGGCTATGCGGTCGCCGACATCTACACCGGGCTCTATGCGTCGGTGGGCATCCTCTCGGCGCTGCGCCAGCGCGACACGACCGGCGAAGGCGCGACGCTCGACCTTGCTTTGCTCGATTCCCAGGTCGCGGTTCTCGGCAACCAGGCGATGAACTATCTCGTCTCGGGCAATCCGCCGCCGAGGCTCGGCAACGCGCACCCCAACATCGTGCCCTATGACGTCTTCCCGGTCGCGGACGGCCATATCATCATCGCCACCGGCAATGACGGGCAGTGGCGGAAGCTCTGCGAAGTGCTCGGCGAGCCGGGGTTGGCCGCGCAGCCGGACTACATCGACAACAAGTCACGGGTGAAGAACCGCGTCGCGCTGACCGCGCGGTTGCACGCGCTCTGCCAGCGTTACGCCAAGGCCGATCTGCTGGCCGCGCTGGAGAAGGTCGGCGTGCCGGCCGGTCCGATCAACGATATCAGCGAGGTCTTCGACGACCCGCAGGTTGTCGCGCGCGGCGTCAAGGTCGAGTTGCCGAGCGCGGCGGCAAAGGCCGGCGTGATCCCGACCGTCGCCTCGCCGATCGTGATGAACGGCGTGCGGCAAGTGGCGACGCGGCCAAGCCCCGGGCTCGGCGAGCATGCAGACGACATCCTGAACGATCCGGCCTGGGGCGGAGCGCCCGGCGGCCAATGA
- a CDS encoding cytochrome b, whose protein sequence is MRPRNWHPLLILLHWATVALIGMQYGLSRLMGDETRDLLSRFALYQWHKSFGLTLGGLVLLRLAARFVLPTPEPVPMPRWQRATAAAVQAALYLCLLALPVTGFLMTAAAPIQIPTLFFGAFSVPHPIGPDPKIYQAMLQAHATLFDVMAALAFIHAGAALLHQFVLKDGLMQRIWFARSQSLR, encoded by the coding sequence ATGCGGCCTCGCAACTGGCATCCGCTCCTCATCCTGCTGCATTGGGCCACCGTAGCGCTCATCGGGATGCAGTACGGGCTTTCCCGCCTGATGGGCGACGAGACGCGCGACCTGCTCAGTCGTTTCGCCCTCTATCAGTGGCACAAGTCGTTCGGGCTGACCCTCGGCGGGCTCGTTCTGCTGCGGCTTGCCGCTCGGTTCGTGCTGCCGACGCCGGAACCCGTCCCGATGCCGCGCTGGCAGCGCGCCACGGCCGCCGCAGTGCAGGCCGCGCTCTATCTCTGCCTGCTGGCGCTGCCGGTCACCGGCTTCCTGATGACGGCGGCGGCGCCGATCCAGATTCCAACGCTGTTCTTCGGGGCCTTCTCAGTGCCCCATCCGATCGGCCCGGACCCGAAGATCTACCAGGCGATGCTGCAGGCGCATGCGACGCTTTTCGACGTCATGGCCGCGCTCGCCTTCATCCATGCGGGCGCGGCTTTGCTGCACCAGTTCGTCCTGAAGGACGGGCTGATGCAGCGGATCTGGTTTGCCCGCTCTCAGTCCTTGCGTTGA
- a CDS encoding acyl-CoA dehydrogenase — protein sequence MAGSHKLAQFTWDDAYLLDEQLNEDERLIRDTARAYAQEKLAPRIHDAYLDEKTDRSIFNEMGELGLLGVTVPEEYGCAGANYVSYGLVAREVERIDSGYRSMMSVQSSLVMYPIFAYGSEEQRKKYLPKLGSGEWVGCFGLTEPDAGSDPGGMKTRAEKVADGYRLTGSKMWISNSPIADVFVVWAKSAAHDNQIRGFILEKGMKGLSAPKIGGKLSLRASITGEVVMDGVIVPEENLLPNVSGLSGPFGCLNRARYGISWGVMGAAEDCFHRARQYGLDRKQFNKPLAQTQLYQKKLADMLTEITLGLQGSLRVGRLLDDGKMAPEMISLVKRNNCGKALDIARQARDMHGGNGIQIEYHVMRHAANLETVNTYEGTHDVHALILGRAITGLQAFF from the coding sequence ATGGCTGGCAGCCACAAGCTCGCGCAGTTCACCTGGGACGATGCCTATCTGCTCGACGAGCAGCTGAACGAGGACGAGCGGCTGATCCGCGACACGGCCCGCGCCTATGCGCAGGAGAAGCTCGCTCCCCGCATCCACGACGCCTATCTCGACGAGAAGACCGACCGCTCGATCTTCAACGAGATGGGCGAGCTCGGCCTGCTCGGCGTCACCGTGCCGGAGGAATATGGCTGCGCTGGCGCCAACTACGTCTCCTACGGCCTCGTCGCGCGTGAGGTCGAGCGCATCGACTCCGGCTACCGCTCGATGATGTCGGTGCAGTCCTCGCTCGTGATGTATCCGATCTTCGCCTATGGCAGCGAGGAGCAGCGCAAGAAGTACCTGCCGAAACTGGGCTCCGGCGAATGGGTCGGCTGCTTCGGCCTGACCGAGCCGGATGCCGGCTCCGACCCCGGCGGCATGAAGACCCGCGCCGAGAAGGTCGCCGATGGCTACAGGCTGACCGGTTCGAAGATGTGGATCTCGAACTCGCCGATCGCCGACGTCTTCGTCGTCTGGGCGAAATCGGCCGCGCATGACAACCAGATTCGCGGCTTCATCCTCGAAAAGGGCATGAAGGGCCTCTCCGCGCCGAAGATCGGCGGCAAGCTTTCGCTGCGCGCCTCGATCACCGGCGAGGTCGTGATGGACGGCGTCATCGTTCCGGAAGAGAATCTGCTGCCGAACGTCTCAGGGCTCTCCGGCCCGTTCGGCTGCCTCAACCGCGCCCGCTACGGCATCTCCTGGGGCGTGATGGGCGCCGCCGAGGATTGCTTCCACCGTGCCCGCCAGTACGGGCTCGACCGCAAGCAGTTCAACAAGCCGCTCGCCCAGACGCAGCTCTACCAGAAGAAGCTGGCGGACATGCTGACCGAGATCACGCTCGGCCTGCAGGGCAGCTTGCGCGTCGGGCGCCTGCTCGACGACGGCAAGATGGCGCCGGAGATGATCTCCCTGGTGAAGCGCAACAATTGCGGCAAGGCGCTCGACATCGCCCGCCAGGCCCGCGACATGCACGGCGGCAACGGTATCCAGATCGAGTACCATGTGATGCGCCACGCCGCGAACCTCGAGACGGTGAACACCTATGAGGGCACGCATGACGTCCACGCGCTGATCCTCGGCCGGGCGATCACCGGCCTGCAGGCGTTCTTCTGA